In one window of Pseudomonas sp. IAC-BECa141 DNA:
- a CDS encoding asparaginase, producing the protein MNSSTYPAAQHVMVLYTGGTIGMQASANGLAPASGFEARMRDYLRSQPELVVPQWRFREMSPLIDSANMTPAYWQQLREAVVDAVDVQGCDSVLILHGTDTLAYSAAAMSFQLLGLHARVCFTGSMLPAGVTDSDAWENLSGALVALGQGLAPGVHLYFHGELLAPTRCAKVRSFGRHPFKRLERQGGGVKATSLPAALNYNQPKQLARVAVLPLFPGIGAEIIDGLLDSGIQGLVLECYGSGTGPSDNPAFLASLDRARNNGVVVVAVTQCHEGGVELDVYEAGSRLRGVGVLSGGGMTREAAFGKLNALLGAGLDVAQVRRLMELDLCGELL; encoded by the coding sequence CAGCACGTCATGGTGCTGTACACCGGTGGCACCATCGGCATGCAAGCCAGCGCCAATGGCCTGGCCCCGGCCTCCGGTTTCGAAGCGCGGATGCGCGACTACCTGCGCAGCCAGCCTGAGCTGGTGGTGCCGCAGTGGCGCTTTCGCGAGATGTCGCCGCTGATCGACAGCGCCAACATGACCCCGGCCTACTGGCAGCAACTGCGCGAAGCGGTGGTCGACGCCGTTGATGTGCAGGGCTGCGACAGTGTGCTGATCCTGCATGGCACCGACACCCTGGCCTACAGCGCCGCCGCCATGAGCTTCCAGTTGCTCGGCCTGCATGCCCGTGTGTGTTTCACCGGTTCGATGCTGCCGGCCGGCGTCACCGACAGCGACGCCTGGGAAAACCTCAGCGGCGCGCTGGTCGCCCTCGGCCAGGGCCTGGCGCCGGGCGTGCATCTGTATTTCCACGGCGAACTGCTGGCCCCGACCCGTTGCGCAAAAGTGCGCAGCTTCGGCCGTCATCCGTTCAAACGTCTGGAGCGTCAGGGCGGTGGCGTGAAAGCCACTTCCCTGCCGGCCGCGCTGAACTACAACCAGCCGAAGCAACTGGCCAGGGTTGCCGTGCTGCCGCTGTTCCCGGGCATCGGCGCCGAGATCATCGACGGCCTGCTCGACAGCGGCATCCAGGGTCTGGTGCTGGAGTGCTACGGCAGCGGCACCGGACCGAGCGATAACCCGGCGTTCCTGGCCAGCCTTGATCGGGCGCGCAATAACGGCGTGGTCGTGGTTGCGGTTACGCAGTGCCATGAGGGCGGTGTGGAGCTGGATGTCTACGAAGCCGGCAGCCGTCTGCGCGGGGTTGGCGTGTTGTCCGGCGGCGGGATGACCCGTGAGGCGGCATTCGGCAAGTTGAATGCATTGCTCGGCGCAGGGCTGGATGTCGCGCAGGTTCGCCGGTTGATGGAACTGGACTTGTGCGGGGAGCTGCTCTGA
- a CDS encoding AraC family transcriptional regulator translates to MLHSHLTTLNAVALVLNTFKDQGLSSEALLAGSGISAADLSRADTRITTNQEMQVCANAVALKHDIGLELGRRMHVSCYGILGYALLTCATFGDALRLAIRYPALLGTLFELSLEDDGERVWFVAADYRESPAMAVFNAEFCLVSLKVICDDLLGHPLPLLATRFEHTAPDYRDSYAEHFKAPVHFGAKDNAFAFDRRWLDQPLPLADIITHQAMAERCRKQNTEFTGRQAWLGRIRQLLSAQLNAAPGLEGLAQQMNCSPRTLRRHLKDMGCSYQELLDELRFERAKQMLCEDQLPIYRIAETLGFSETASFRHAFVRWSGVAPSQFRPHG, encoded by the coding sequence ATGCTCCACTCCCACCTCACCACCCTCAACGCCGTCGCCCTGGTGCTCAACACCTTCAAGGATCAAGGCCTGTCCAGCGAAGCGCTGCTGGCCGGCAGCGGTATCAGCGCGGCGGATCTGAGCCGGGCCGACACCCGCATCACCACCAATCAGGAGATGCAGGTCTGCGCCAACGCGGTCGCGCTCAAGCACGACATTGGCCTGGAACTGGGCCGGCGCATGCATGTTTCCTGCTACGGCATCCTCGGTTACGCGCTGCTGACCTGTGCCACCTTCGGTGACGCTTTGCGGCTGGCGATCCGTTATCCGGCGCTGCTGGGAACACTTTTCGAACTGAGCCTGGAAGACGACGGCGAGCGCGTCTGGTTCGTCGCCGCCGATTACCGCGAGAGCCCGGCAATGGCGGTGTTCAATGCCGAGTTCTGTCTGGTGTCGCTGAAAGTCATCTGCGATGACTTGCTCGGTCATCCGCTACCGCTGCTCGCCACCCGCTTCGAGCACACCGCGCCAGATTATCGCGACAGCTACGCCGAACACTTCAAGGCACCTGTGCACTTCGGCGCCAAGGACAATGCTTTCGCCTTCGACCGGCGCTGGCTCGACCAACCGCTGCCGCTGGCCGACATCATCACCCACCAGGCCATGGCCGAGCGCTGCCGCAAGCAGAACACCGAGTTCACCGGTCGTCAGGCGTGGCTGGGGCGGATCCGTCAGTTGCTCAGCGCGCAACTCAACGCCGCACCGGGGCTGGAAGGTCTGGCGCAGCAGATGAACTGCTCGCCGCGTACCTTGCGCCGGCATCTGAAGGACATGGGTTGCAGTTATCAGGAACTGCTCGACGAACTGCGTTTCGAGCGAGCCAAACAGATGCTGTGCGAGGACCAGTTGCCGATCTACCGCATCGCCGAAACCCTGGGTTTCAGCGAAACCGCGAGCTTCCGCCATGCGTTCGTGCGCTGGAGCGGCGTGGCGCCGAGTCAGTTCCGTCCACACGGTTAA